The proteins below are encoded in one region of Aquisphaera giovannonii:
- a CDS encoding glycosyltransferase 87 family protein, translating into MILAEGTRPSHGAASRERPLRKMAIAYGVAAAAWLVLARWPGRSLALAVNRGAAPDWVRHLMLGFPPPAYGEETLAVWGEKAIAVAVALVLHLGLVVWLRRRPGRDVDDDGAWRAMIGRFAIVFLIYTAAVGPVQDYTFYLIMWKETWLGHDPWFLTSTVFGLHPLNAYGPLFNLLAALWAIDRFFPKLVFASAYVGFAAWVMESRRGPRPGSAAGRLMLMAWLGNPYVWVEIPHYGHFEVLVGVLCVAAVRARIRDQDVKAGTCLALGTLIKYLPVFLVPFVSLDRPRHRWRLIAWAYGLTAIGLGVSTVIWGRSTFRPILFAVERSPHHLSIYRFLNGVYSPLEYLSIRERPSDWAPAILVIALGSALAWCERRRVAPLPAGVLAMVITALLYQTGFAQYHMVAFILSTVWAAVDPPEAWRRRVLIAAMVPYFGWLAGFDVFTACFEFDRYNFQEWAGLVTFLLGSLLIAAIAVAATGPARSREPGPSLEGEHQPGRA; encoded by the coding sequence ATGATCCTCGCCGAGGGCACCCGGCCCTCCCACGGGGCCGCCTCACGCGAGCGGCCGCTGCGGAAGATGGCGATCGCCTACGGGGTCGCGGCGGCCGCGTGGCTGGTCCTCGCGAGGTGGCCGGGGCGATCGCTCGCGCTCGCCGTGAATCGAGGTGCCGCACCCGACTGGGTCCGACATCTCATGCTCGGCTTCCCGCCGCCGGCTTACGGCGAGGAGACCCTCGCCGTCTGGGGAGAGAAGGCGATCGCCGTGGCGGTCGCGCTCGTCCTGCATCTGGGGCTGGTCGTCTGGCTCCGTCGACGACCCGGGCGGGACGTGGACGATGACGGAGCCTGGCGGGCGATGATCGGCCGGTTCGCCATCGTCTTCCTGATCTACACGGCCGCCGTCGGCCCCGTGCAGGACTACACCTTCTACCTCATCATGTGGAAGGAGACGTGGCTGGGGCATGACCCCTGGTTCCTCACGTCCACCGTCTTCGGCCTCCACCCCCTCAACGCTTACGGTCCGCTGTTCAACCTCCTCGCTGCCCTCTGGGCCATCGACCGATTCTTCCCGAAGCTGGTCTTCGCGTCTGCGTACGTCGGCTTCGCCGCTTGGGTGATGGAATCGCGTCGGGGCCCGAGGCCCGGCTCCGCCGCCGGCAGGCTGATGCTGATGGCCTGGCTCGGCAATCCTTACGTCTGGGTCGAGATCCCCCACTACGGGCACTTCGAGGTGCTCGTCGGGGTTCTCTGCGTGGCCGCCGTGCGAGCCCGGATCCGGGATCAGGATGTGAAGGCAGGAACATGCCTCGCGCTCGGCACGCTGATCAAGTACCTGCCCGTCTTCCTCGTCCCCTTCGTCTCGCTCGACCGGCCGCGGCACCGGTGGCGACTCATCGCCTGGGCCTATGGACTGACCGCGATCGGGCTCGGCGTCAGCACCGTCATCTGGGGGAGGTCGACCTTCCGCCCCATCCTCTTCGCCGTCGAGCGCTCGCCGCATCACCTCTCGATCTATCGCTTCCTAAACGGGGTGTACTCGCCGCTCGAGTATCTCTCCATCCGCGAGAGACCTTCCGACTGGGCGCCCGCCATCCTCGTCATCGCGTTGGGCTCGGCGCTGGCGTGGTGCGAGCGCCGGCGCGTCGCGCCCTTGCCGGCCGGCGTGCTCGCGATGGTCATCACCGCGCTGCTCTACCAGACGGGCTTCGCCCAGTACCACATGGTGGCCTTCATCCTCAGCACCGTCTGGGCCGCGGTGGATCCGCCGGAGGCGTGGCGGCGACGCGTGCTCATCGCGGCGATGGTCCCGTATTTCGGGTGGCTGGCCGGCTTCGACGTGTTCACCGCGTGCTTCGAATTCGACCGTTACAATTTCCAGGAGTGGGCGGGGCTCGTGACATTCCTCCTGGGATCCCTCCTGATCGCGGCCATCGCCGTCGCCGCGACGGGGCCGGCACGGTCGCGGGAGCCTGGCCCGTCCCTCGAAGGCGAGCATCAGCCGGGCAGGGCCTGA
- a CDS encoding EF-hand domain-containing protein translates to MQVKGFRTFGAAAAFSGMLFVGSAGAADKDLPGPIDSVEDLQSVGKMLFKLADTNNDNLISQKEAVDAGNLLAGGFFFRADANGDGTVTKAEADAAREALFAQKPLLRFVFERGKAEVNNQAAQGVAPRPLNLQGIFDSNSDGNLSAPELRQAVQTSVQGLFTVADKNADGQLDPTEVNQGIVEAGRAGIQAAFNAADLDKNGAVSQQEFDRAIINPAHVMFRIMDANNDNQISADELRSGSQVLLREFKAMQVPEPANSIPNQVRQLTAPTGSTPGAPAAGGPATTVAPR, encoded by the coding sequence ATGCAAGTTAAGGGATTCAGGACGTTTGGTGCCGCCGCGGCGTTTTCCGGCATGTTGTTCGTGGGCTCCGCCGGGGCTGCCGACAAGGATCTTCCGGGGCCGATCGACAGCGTCGAGGACCTCCAGAGCGTCGGCAAGATGCTGTTCAAGCTCGCGGACACGAACAACGACAACCTCATCTCGCAGAAGGAGGCCGTCGACGCGGGCAACCTGCTCGCCGGAGGCTTCTTCTTCCGCGCCGACGCCAATGGCGATGGCACGGTGACGAAGGCCGAGGCGGATGCCGCCCGCGAGGCCCTGTTCGCCCAGAAGCCCCTGCTCCGGTTCGTGTTCGAGCGGGGCAAGGCCGAGGTCAACAATCAGGCCGCCCAGGGAGTCGCCCCCCGGCCCCTGAACCTCCAGGGCATCTTCGACAGCAACTCCGACGGCAACCTCTCCGCCCCTGAGCTTCGACAGGCGGTCCAGACGTCGGTGCAGGGACTGTTCACCGTCGCGGACAAGAACGCCGACGGCCAGCTCGATCCGACCGAGGTGAACCAGGGCATCGTCGAGGCCGGTCGCGCCGGGATTCAGGCGGCCTTCAACGCCGCGGACCTGGACAAGAACGGCGCAGTGAGCCAGCAGGAGTTCGATCGGGCGATCATCAATCCGGCGCACGTCATGTTCCGGATCATGGACGCGAATAACGACAACCAGATCTCGGCCGACGAGCTCCGCAGCGGGAGCCAGGTCCTGCTCCGCGAGTTCAAGGCGATGCAGGTGCCCGAGCCGGCCAACTCCATCCCGAATCAGGTCCGTCAGTTGACCGCGCCCACGGGCTCGACCCCGGGCGCCCCCGCGGCCGGCGGCCCGGCGACCACCGTCGCTCCCCGGTGA
- a CDS encoding CBS domain-containing protein: MPETLPLDESANSAAAPADPASVDSDLINPSLRVADAMTAGPRTCSPHSTVLEAVMFFRDADCGAIPITDMGKPLGILTDRDVALAVAEHQGELSRLPVSELMNNQVLTINVDDTIATAMDMLGDHGVRRLLVVDSAGVLQGVLSWTDLVPHLSPCGLGHVVSRIVENR, from the coding sequence ATGCCCGAGACGCTGCCCCTCGACGAGAGTGCGAATTCCGCGGCGGCGCCCGCGGACCCCGCGAGCGTCGATTCCGACCTGATCAATCCCTCGCTGCGGGTTGCGGACGCGATGACGGCCGGTCCCCGGACCTGCTCCCCTCACAGCACCGTCCTGGAAGCGGTCATGTTCTTCAGGGACGCCGATTGCGGGGCGATCCCGATTACCGACATGGGCAAGCCGCTCGGCATCCTGACGGACCGCGACGTGGCCCTGGCGGTCGCGGAGCATCAGGGAGAGCTGTCGCGCCTGCCGGTGAGCGAGCTGATGAACAATCAGGTGCTGACCATCAACGTGGACGATACGATCGCGACCGCGATGGACATGCTGGGGGACCACGGCGTCCGCCGACTTCTCGTGGTGGACAGCGCGGGCGTGCTCCAGGGCGTGCTGAGCTGGACGGACCTGGTCCCGCACCTGTCGCCGTGCGGCCTCGGGCACGTCGTGTCGCGCATCGTCGAAAATCGCTGA